The Micromonospora sp. M71_S20 genome has a window encoding:
- the acs gene encoding acetate--CoA ligase, with amino-acid sequence MSEALANLLNETRQFPPPAELAANANVTADAYADADADRLAFWERQAGRLTWARQWDQVLDWSKPPFAKWFVGGQLNVAYNCLDRHVEAGLGDKVAIHWEGEPGDTRTITYADLHRLTCQAANALTDLGVTAGDRVAIYLPMVPEAAVAMLACARIGATHSVVFGGFSADALTNRIQDASAKVVITADGGYRRGKPSALKPTVDEAVANCPSIEHVLVVRRTGEEVAWSGKDRWWHETVETASAEHAAQPFDAEHPLFILYTSGTTARPKGILHTTGGYLTQTSYTAHAVFDLKPETDVYWCTADIGWVTGHSYIVYGPLSNGATQVMYEGTPDTPHKGRFWEIVDKYKVSILYTAPTLIRTMMKWGEDIPAGYDLSSLRLLGSVGEPINPEAWMWYRQHVGGGALPIVDTWWQTETGAIMISPLPGVTATKPGSAMTPLPGIVADVVDDQGQSVPNGGGGYLVLREPWPSMLRTIWGDDNRFIETYWSRFEGMYFAGDGAKKDDDGHVWLLGRVDDVMLVSGHNISTTEVESALVSHPSVAEAAVVGATDPTTGQAIVAFAIPRGTTDIAGDAGEKLIAELRNHVAKTLGPIAKPRQIMLVPELPKTRSGKIMRRLLRDVAENRSLGDVTTLQDSSVMDLISSGMGGGKSDED; translated from the coding sequence ATGAGCGAGGCATTGGCCAATCTGCTGAACGAGACACGCCAGTTCCCGCCGCCGGCCGAACTCGCCGCGAACGCCAACGTCACCGCCGACGCCTACGCGGACGCGGACGCCGACCGGTTGGCGTTCTGGGAGCGGCAGGCCGGGCGGCTGACCTGGGCGCGGCAGTGGGACCAGGTGCTCGACTGGTCGAAGCCGCCGTTCGCGAAGTGGTTCGTCGGCGGGCAGCTCAACGTGGCGTACAACTGCCTGGACCGGCACGTCGAGGCCGGCCTGGGCGACAAGGTCGCCATCCACTGGGAGGGCGAGCCGGGCGACACCCGGACCATCACGTACGCCGACCTGCACCGGCTGACCTGCCAGGCGGCCAACGCGCTCACCGACCTGGGCGTCACCGCCGGCGACCGGGTGGCGATCTACCTGCCGATGGTCCCGGAGGCGGCGGTCGCGATGCTGGCCTGCGCGCGGATCGGCGCCACGCACAGCGTGGTCTTCGGCGGCTTCTCCGCCGACGCGCTGACCAACCGGATCCAGGACGCCAGCGCGAAGGTGGTGATCACCGCCGACGGCGGCTACCGCCGGGGCAAGCCGTCGGCGCTGAAGCCGACCGTGGACGAGGCGGTGGCGAACTGCCCGTCGATCGAGCACGTGCTGGTGGTGCGCCGCACCGGCGAGGAGGTGGCCTGGTCGGGCAAGGACCGCTGGTGGCACGAGACGGTCGAGACCGCTTCGGCCGAGCACGCCGCGCAGCCGTTCGACGCCGAGCACCCGCTGTTCATCCTCTACACCAGCGGCACCACGGCCCGCCCGAAGGGCATCCTGCACACCACCGGCGGCTACCTGACCCAGACGTCGTACACGGCGCACGCGGTCTTCGACCTCAAGCCGGAGACCGACGTCTACTGGTGCACCGCCGACATCGGCTGGGTGACCGGGCACTCCTACATCGTCTACGGCCCGCTCTCCAACGGCGCCACGCAGGTGATGTACGAGGGCACCCCGGACACCCCGCACAAGGGCCGGTTCTGGGAGATCGTCGACAAGTACAAGGTCAGCATCCTCTACACCGCGCCGACGCTCATCCGCACGATGATGAAGTGGGGCGAGGACATCCCCGCCGGCTACGACCTGTCCTCGCTGCGGCTGCTGGGCAGCGTGGGTGAGCCGATCAACCCCGAGGCGTGGATGTGGTACCGGCAGCACGTCGGCGGGGGTGCGCTGCCCATCGTGGACACCTGGTGGCAGACCGAGACCGGGGCGATCATGATCTCGCCGCTGCCGGGCGTGACGGCGACCAAGCCCGGCTCCGCGATGACGCCGCTGCCCGGCATCGTCGCCGACGTGGTCGACGACCAGGGCCAGTCGGTGCCGAACGGCGGCGGTGGCTACCTGGTGCTGCGCGAGCCGTGGCCGTCGATGCTGCGCACCATCTGGGGCGACGACAACCGGTTCATCGAGACGTACTGGTCGCGGTTCGAGGGCATGTACTTCGCCGGGGACGGGGCGAAGAAGGACGACGACGGGCACGTCTGGCTGCTCGGCCGCGTCGACGACGTGATGCTGGTGTCCGGGCACAACATCTCCACCACCGAGGTGGAGTCCGCGCTGGTATCCCACCCGTCGGTGGCCGAGGCGGCGGTGGTCGGCGCGACCGACCCGACCACCGGGCAGGCCATCGTCGCGTTCGCCATCCCGCGCGGCACCACGGACATCGCCGGCGACGCCGGCGAGAAGCTCATCGCCGAGCTGCGCAACCACGTGGCGAAGACGCTCGGCCCGATCGCCAAGCCCCGGCAGATCATGCTGGTGCCGGAGCTGCCGAAGACCCGCTCGGGCAAGATCATGCGCCGGCTGCTGCGCGACGTGGCGGAGAACCGCTCGCTCGGCGACGTCACCACGCTCCAGGACTCGTCCGTGATGGACCTGATCTCGTCCGGCATGGGCGGCGGCAAGTCCGACGAGGACTGA
- a CDS encoding immune inhibitor A domain-containing protein, with amino-acid sequence MNKNPQSGSRRRLLVALPAIALAATSLTVTGGAAAAEPGPARATIGADEHYINYAEPAVQPDSGGREVKGKGGVYAPAVEDARAYDRKFARGNPVAAEQLAKHEAKSIKTGKSPRQIKKAPSTQTAKLLTLLVEFNDQANDDFTGVMVPRTVFEDRTCVPGTVQNGPRHNNIPNPANLPHEDNNSMWVPDFSPTHYDKMLYSKRGITERVRKDLKGPDGRQGIDLTGRTMHNMYLEMSKGAYTVDGQASPWITVPHSEGWYAASRCFQDENGNWVPGRQQSMNGHPDNPQGAGRLATDAIDALAKMDPSFPWADYDIEDQADRDGDGNLFEPDGVIDHLVLVHAGQGKSRGGGAEGTYAVWAHSSTVTGGYTIPGTNLQVSNYIVQPEDAGVGVFAHEFGHDLGLPDLYDTSGNADSDVDFWDLMASGSHSGEIFQALPTHMGLWDKWVLGWADPLTLAPGSDPRSVQLGQTSRTPRGTKDGIKIDLPDKVITLATPHSGANMWYSGADQDWADVKITRQVAVPAAADAKFWMWNNFVIEADWDYGFVELSTDGGTTWTEQKVYDAAGNLVTTNDGYADPNGRMVDFGNKKYGLTGDTHGWRHDYVDLSAYAGQNVQLRLRYATDEAFAERGWFADDFSVTGGGTTTWSDDVEGGANGWTATGGSFVDTTGQGWHIDSGTSTQSHYYLAEWRNFDGFDKGLKYTYDTIYSRDAWKVDRVAYNAPGMLVWYRDTALGDVNHTTAQMTALPSYGAKGGLLIVDSHFDPYRRKGEAAVKDPSVLDNLPSRPQSANAAFSLNPTYPFTECLEAADEPYSEYCTSFGRQAPVRGFTDAKGWYPGIEMRDGSPYARDNDASVVIPSKGNAPYTTRVTNPDGTPATSYYGVSLGSGIVLGTGNPGDQGVSYGVTITIKRTARDNSYATVYVTPARN; translated from the coding sequence ATGAACAAAAACCCGCAATCCGGGTCGCGCCGACGCCTGCTCGTCGCGCTGCCCGCCATCGCCCTCGCCGCCACGTCACTGACCGTGACCGGTGGCGCGGCGGCGGCGGAGCCCGGCCCCGCCCGAGCCACGATCGGGGCGGACGAGCACTACATCAACTACGCCGAGCCAGCCGTCCAGCCGGACAGCGGCGGTCGCGAGGTCAAGGGCAAGGGCGGCGTCTACGCCCCGGCGGTCGAGGACGCGCGCGCGTACGACCGCAAGTTCGCCCGCGGCAACCCGGTCGCCGCCGAGCAGCTCGCGAAGCACGAGGCGAAGTCGATCAAGACGGGCAAGAGCCCGCGGCAGATCAAGAAGGCCCCGAGCACCCAGACCGCCAAGCTGCTGACCCTGCTGGTGGAGTTCAACGACCAGGCCAACGACGACTTCACCGGCGTCATGGTCCCCAGGACGGTCTTCGAGGACCGGACCTGCGTCCCCGGCACCGTGCAGAACGGGCCCAGGCACAACAACATCCCGAACCCGGCGAACCTGCCGCACGAGGACAACAACTCGATGTGGGTGCCGGACTTCTCGCCCACCCACTACGACAAGATGCTCTATTCGAAGAGGGGCATCACCGAGCGGGTCCGCAAGGACCTGAAGGGCCCGGACGGCAGGCAGGGCATCGACCTGACCGGCCGCACGATGCACAACATGTACCTGGAGATGTCCAAGGGCGCGTACACGGTCGACGGGCAGGCCAGCCCGTGGATCACCGTTCCGCACTCCGAGGGCTGGTACGCGGCCTCGCGCTGCTTCCAGGACGAGAACGGCAACTGGGTCCCCGGCCGTCAGCAGTCGATGAACGGCCACCCGGACAACCCGCAGGGCGCGGGCCGGCTCGCCACCGACGCGATCGACGCCCTCGCGAAGATGGACCCCAGCTTCCCGTGGGCCGACTACGACATCGAGGACCAGGCCGACCGCGACGGCGACGGCAACCTCTTCGAGCCGGACGGCGTGATCGACCACCTGGTGCTGGTGCACGCCGGGCAGGGCAAGTCCCGCGGCGGCGGCGCCGAGGGCACGTACGCCGTCTGGGCGCACTCGTCGACGGTGACCGGCGGCTACACCATCCCCGGCACCAACCTCCAGGTCTCGAACTACATCGTGCAGCCGGAGGACGCCGGCGTCGGCGTCTTCGCCCACGAGTTCGGCCACGACCTGGGCCTGCCGGACCTCTACGACACCTCCGGCAACGCCGACTCCGACGTCGACTTCTGGGACCTGATGGCCTCGGGCTCGCACTCGGGCGAGATCTTCCAGGCGCTGCCGACGCACATGGGCCTGTGGGACAAGTGGGTGCTCGGCTGGGCCGACCCGCTGACCCTCGCACCCGGCTCCGACCCGCGTTCCGTGCAGCTCGGCCAGACCTCGCGGACCCCGCGCGGCACCAAGGACGGCATCAAGATCGACCTGCCGGACAAGGTGATCACGCTGGCCACGCCGCACAGCGGCGCGAACATGTGGTACTCGGGCGCCGACCAGGACTGGGCGGACGTCAAGATCACCCGCCAGGTGGCCGTGCCGGCGGCGGCCGACGCGAAGTTCTGGATGTGGAACAACTTCGTCATCGAGGCCGACTGGGACTACGGCTTCGTCGAGCTCTCCACCGACGGCGGCACCACCTGGACCGAGCAGAAGGTCTACGACGCGGCCGGCAACCTCGTCACCACGAACGACGGCTACGCCGACCCGAACGGCCGGATGGTGGACTTCGGCAACAAGAAGTACGGCCTGACCGGTGACACGCACGGCTGGCGGCACGACTACGTCGACCTGTCGGCGTACGCCGGGCAGAACGTGCAGCTCCGGCTCCGCTACGCCACCGACGAGGCGTTCGCGGAGCGCGGCTGGTTCGCCGACGACTTCTCGGTGACCGGCGGCGGTACCACCACGTGGAGCGACGACGTCGAGGGCGGGGCCAACGGCTGGACGGCGACCGGCGGCAGCTTCGTCGACACCACCGGCCAGGGCTGGCACATCGACAGCGGCACCTCGACCCAGTCGCACTACTACCTGGCCGAGTGGCGCAACTTCGACGGCTTCGACAAGGGCCTGAAGTACACCTACGACACGATCTACTCGCGCGACGCGTGGAAGGTCGACCGGGTCGCCTACAACGCCCCGGGCATGTTGGTCTGGTACCGGGACACCGCGCTGGGCGACGTCAACCACACCACCGCGCAGATGACCGCGCTGCCCAGCTACGGCGCCAAGGGTGGTCTGCTGATCGTCGACTCGCACTTCGACCCGTACCGCCGCAAGGGCGAGGCGGCCGTCAAGGACCCGTCGGTGCTGGACAACCTGCCCAGCCGCCCGCAGTCCGCGAACGCGGCCTTCTCGCTGAACCCCACGTACCCCTTCACGGAGTGCCTGGAGGCGGCGGACGAGCCGTACAGCGAGTACTGCACGAGCTTCGGCCGGCAGGCGCCGGTGCGGGGCTTCACCGACGCGAAGGGCTGGTACCCGGGCATCGAGATGCGCGACGGCTCGCCGTACGCGCGGGACAACGACGCCTCCGTGGTCATCCCGTCGAAGGGCAACGCGCCGTACACGACCCGGGTCACCAACCCGGACGGTACGCCGGCGACGTCCTACTACGGGGTCAGCCTGGGCAGCGGCATCGTTCTGGGCACCGGGAACCCCGGCGACCAGGGCGTGTCCTACGGCGTCACCATCACCATCAAGCGCACCGCGCGGGACAACTCGTACGCCACGGTGTACGTCACCCCCGCGAGGAACTGA